From Streptomyces sp. NBC_01551:
CGCAGCCAGGAGATGTGCATGTCGAGGGTCTTGGTCGAGGACCACCAGGTGGTGTCCCAGACCTCGCGCATCAGCTGGTCGCGGGTGACGACGCGGCCGGCGTCGCGGACCAGGACCCGCAGCAGGTCGAACTCCTTGGCGGTGAGCTGGAGCTCCTCCTCGCCCATCCAGGCGCGGTGCGACTCGACGTCGATCCGCACCCCGTGGGTGGCGGGCGACTGCGCGGCCTCGTTGGCGCCGCGCCGCAGCAGGGCCCGGACCCGGGCGAGCAGTTCGGCGAGCCGGAACGGTTTGGTTACGTAGTCGTCGGCGCCGGCGTCGAGGCCGACGACCGTGTCGACCTCGTCCGCGCGGGCGGTGAGCACCAGGATCGGGAAGCCGTGCCCTTCGGCGCGCAGCCGGCGGGCCACCTCCAGGCCGTCCATGCCCGGCAGGCCGAGGTCGAGGACGACGAGGTCGACGCCGCCCTGCAGTCCCGCGTCCAGGGCGGTGGGGCCGTCCTCCCGGACCTCGACCTCGTACCCCTCCCGGCGCAGGGCGCGGGCCAGGGGTTCCGAGATGGATGCGTCGTCCTCGGCGAGCAGTACACGCGTCATGTGGGTGATGGTAGTCCGCAGAGGCTGAAAGCAGAGGCGTGCTTCAGCACCCCTGGGCTTCGGGTGTGCTGAACTACTAACGGCCTTCGAATGTGGCCGAACGGTTCCCACGCAGCCTGTGATCCATGTCTCAAGTCCTTCCATATGCCGCAGTGTCGTGTCGTATGGTGGCGAGACGCCTGATGCACTACCCAGGGGACCTTTGTGCCGAAAAGCGAGCACGAGGTCTCGATTGTGTTCCGGCCGGTTCAGCGGTCTTGCGCGTACTGACGTGACGGACCGCCACCCCCGGCCGGATGACGGTGAATGACCTGTGGGCCGGGCCCTGCGCGTGAAGGTGCGCGTCAGGGCGTGGATCCCGGTGACGGACCTCCCCTCGCTCCCGCACCCCTGTGGGGCGAGCCCCCGGGCGTGGGGCAAGGAGGTGCGTAGCCGGTGCCGGCCACCCCCCACCGGGCGCTGATGAGCTCACGAAGCGCAGCGTCCCGAGCAAGCAAGGATCGACCATGGCTTCCAGCCTGACGACGGCTTCTCAGAGCCCCGCTCACGAGAAGACCTTCCTCGGCCACCCGATCGGCCTGGCCACGCTGTTCATGACCGAGATGTGGGAGCGCTTCTCCTACTACGGCATGCGTGCGCTTCTCGTCCTGTACCTGGTCTCCGGCGGCGTGGACGCCGCGACCGGGAGCCAGGGCGGCGGCCTCGGCTTCAAGATGGGCGCGGCCACGGCGATCTACTCCGTGTACGTGGCCATGGTCTACCTGATGGCCATGCCCGGCGGCTGGTTCGGTGACCGCGTCTGGGGTGCCCGCAAGACGGTCGCCATCGCCGGTTTCGTGATCATGGCGGGTCACGTGGCGCTGGCGCTGCCCGGCCAGCTCGCGTTCTTCGGTGGTCTGGCGCTGGTCGCCGTGGGCTCCGGTCTGCTGAAGGCCAACATCTCCACGATGGTCGGCCACCTGTACAAGGGTGCGGACGACCCGCGTCGCGACGGCGGCTTCACGCTGTTCTACATCGGCATCAACCTGGGTGCCTTCGGTGCGCCGTTCCTGATCGGCACCGTCGGCGAGGTCGTCAACTGGCACCTCGGCTTCCTGCTCGCCGCCATCGGCATGGGCATCGGCCTCACGGTGTTCCTGCTCTTCGGCCGCACGCTGAGCCCGCAGAGCAGCATCGTCCCGAACCCGCTGTCGGCCACCGAGCGCAACGGCATCATCGTCAAGGCCGTCGCCGTCTTCGCGATCGTCGCCGCGTTCTACGGCACCGTGACCGCCATGGGCATGTTCACGATCAACTGGGCGCTGTACCCGATCACCATCGCCGGCCTGATCATCCCGGTCGTCGTCCTGGTCCGCATCAAGCGCGACAAGGACCTCTCGGTTCCCGAGCAGTCGAAGATGACCGCGTACATCTGGTTCTTCGTCGCCGCCGCCGTCTTCTGGATGATCTACGACCAGGGTGGCTCGACGCTGTCGCTGTTCGCCGACTCCAAGACCGGTGGCATCCTCGGCTGGACCCCCTCGACCACCTGGTACCAGTCGCTGAACCCGCTGTTCGTCATGGCGCTGGCCCCGGTCTTCGCCTGGCTGTGGCTGTGGCTGGCCCGCAAGAACCAGGAGCCGAACACCATCGTGAAGTTCGCGATGGGCCTGGTCCTGGTCGGCGCGTCCTTCTTCGTCTTCATCGTCCCGATGAGCATGGCGGGCGACGGCACCAAGGTGTCGCCGATGTGGCTCGTCTCGATCTACATGATCCAGACCATCGCCGAGCTGTGCCTCTCCCCGGTCGGCCTCTCCGTCACCACGAAGATGGCCCCGCAGAAGTACGCCTCCCAGATGATGGGCGTCTGGTTCCTCGCGGTCACCGCCGGTGACTGCACCACGGGTCTGCTGTCGCTGGCCGGCGTGGACCTGAACGGAACCTCGATCATCGGCATGCAGGCGGCGCTCGCCGCCGCCGCCGGCTTCGCGGTGTACATGTACCGCAAGAAGGTCCAGTCCCTGATGGGCAGCGTCCACTGACGCACCCCGCACGCTGAGAGCGGCCCGGCACACCCCACGGTGTGCCGGGCCGCTCCGCTGTACGGGTCAGCGGCCGCCGCGCAGGCGGCGCCAGGGGGTGAAGGTGAAGACGGCCGCGCCGAGCAGGATGACCGTGCCGGCCACCAGGGCGAGGGCCTGGATGCCGCCCTCGTCCTCCGCGCCGGTCTCGGCGAGGTTGCCGGTGCTGCCGGTGCTGCCGGTGCTGCCGGTGGTGGACGGCGAGCCCGAGCCGCCCGGCTGGGCGGTGGTGTCCAGCTCCAGCGAGACGCCGCTGCTGGCCGCCTTGCAGGGCACGTTGATCGGGGTGGATCCCGGGGCCATCGTGACGTCGATCGTCAGCTGGTCCGGGCTCAGCGTGACCTTGCCGCTCTTGCCGGGCTTGTAGGTGCCGGTCATGTCGCTCAGGCTGACCGGGGCCTTGTCCGGGATGGGCTCCGCGTTGGCCGGGCCGGACACCTTGACGGTGCCGGAGTCGGCGCCGCCGAGCTTGATGTTCATCGAGGGCTTGAGGGCCCCCGCCGGGAGGGCCATCGGGCTGGCCATCGCGCCCTTGGCGGTCTTGACGGTCAGGTCGTAGTTGCCGCCGTTCTTCTTGGCGTTGACGGTGACCGGGGTCTTGATGCCGCCGGGGACGACCGGGCCGCAGTCGAAGGAGACCTCGACGGGCTTGCCCGGGAAGTCGGTCTGGCCGCCGCTGCCGCCGCTCGTACCGCCACCGCTGGTGGATCCACCGGTGGTCGAGCCACCGCTGGTCGAGCCACCGCTGGTGGATCCACCGGTGGTCGAGCCACCGCTCGTGGTCCCACCGCTGGTGGTCCCGCCGCTCGTCGAGCCGCCGCTCGTGCTGCCGCCGGTCGTGCTGCCGCCGCTGCCGGAGCCCTGCGCCACGTCGATCGTGGCCCCCACGCCCACGCTGCCCGTCGGCGCGCACTTGGTGACGAAGGTGCCGAACGAGAAGGTGACGGCGACGTCGTACTTGCCCGGGGTCAGGGTGATCTTGCCGGCCTTGGTGAGCTTCAGCTTGCCCTTCATCGTCGACATCTGCATCGGCGCCTTCTTCGGGATCGGCGGGTTCTTCTTCTCCCCGACGACCTTCAGCTCACCGCCCCCGCCGCCCACCGTGATCCACCCGGTGGGCTGGACCGAGTCCTTCGGGATGTCCATCAGGTCCGTGTTGTTCGAGGCGGGCTTCACCGTCTCCCAGGACACCTCGACCTCGTCGCCGACCTTGGCCGACGCCGGAGCGCTGACCTTGGCGGTGGTCTCGCCCTCCACCGGGCTGCCGCCGCCCGCCGGCGGCACGCACTTGACGTTGAACTTGGTCTCGGCAGCCTGGGCAGGGGTGGCCCCGATGGCGATGCCGGCGCCGCCGAGCAGCAGCGCGATCACGGCCGCGCTCACCCTCCGTTGGGTTTTCACGAATGTCCCT
This genomic window contains:
- a CDS encoding peptide MFS transporter; translated protein: MASSLTTASQSPAHEKTFLGHPIGLATLFMTEMWERFSYYGMRALLVLYLVSGGVDAATGSQGGGLGFKMGAATAIYSVYVAMVYLMAMPGGWFGDRVWGARKTVAIAGFVIMAGHVALALPGQLAFFGGLALVAVGSGLLKANISTMVGHLYKGADDPRRDGGFTLFYIGINLGAFGAPFLIGTVGEVVNWHLGFLLAAIGMGIGLTVFLLFGRTLSPQSSIVPNPLSATERNGIIVKAVAVFAIVAAFYGTVTAMGMFTINWALYPITIAGLIIPVVVLVRIKRDKDLSVPEQSKMTAYIWFFVAAAVFWMIYDQGGSTLSLFADSKTGGILGWTPSTTWYQSLNPLFVMALAPVFAWLWLWLARKNQEPNTIVKFAMGLVLVGASFFVFIVPMSMAGDGTKVSPMWLVSIYMIQTIAELCLSPVGLSVTTKMAPQKYASQMMGVWFLAVTAGDCTTGLLSLAGVDLNGTSIIGMQAALAAAAGFAVYMYRKKVQSLMGSVH
- a CDS encoding response regulator transcription factor, with the protein product MTRVLLAEDDASISEPLARALRREGYEVEVREDGPTALDAGLQGGVDLVVLDLGLPGMDGLEVARRLRAEGHGFPILVLTARADEVDTVVGLDAGADDYVTKPFRLAELLARVRALLRRGANEAAQSPATHGVRIDVESHRAWMGEEELQLTAKEFDLLRVLVRDAGRVVTRDQLMREVWDTTWWSSTKTLDMHISWLRKKLGDDAANPRYIATVRGVGFRFEKS